One window of Chryseobacterium sp. JJR-5R genomic DNA carries:
- a CDS encoding HU family DNA-binding protein yields MNKSELIDAIAKDAGISKVAAKAALESFIDNVMTTLKKKDGKVSLVGFGTFSVAERAARQGINPATKKPINIEAKTVAKFKAGADLSAAVATANAPAAAAGKKKK; encoded by the coding sequence ATGAACAAGTCTGAATTAATCGATGCAATCGCTAAAGATGCAGGAATATCTAAAGTTGCAGCCAAAGCTGCTTTGGAATCATTTATTGATAACGTAATGACTACGTTAAAAAAGAAAGACGGAAAAGTATCTTTAGTAGGATTCGGTACTTTCTCGGTAGCGGAGAGGGCTGCAAGACAGGGTATCAATCCTGCCACTAAAAAGCCTATTAATATCGAAGCTAAAACTGTTGCCAAATTCAAGGCAGGTGCAGATCTTTCCGCTGCCGTTGCTACAGCGAATGCTCCCGCAGCTGCTGCCGGAAAAAAGAAAAAATAA
- a CDS encoding M3 family metallopeptidase: MNILTEKFNTPYHAAPFNAIKNEDYLPAFKELIQKSEEEIDTIINNPEEPTFENTIEALAYSGEQLDRASNVFFNLNSAETSDELQQIAQEVSPVLTEYSSKISQNEALFNKIKKVYDRKDQYDLNEEQQMLLNETYKGFVRSGALLNEEDKEKLKKISMDLSLKSLQFGQNVLASTNSYFKHITDKEELAGIPEAILEQYAEEAKERNLEGWVVTLQYPSYIPFMTYAENRELRKELALANGRKSFDGGEFDNQSLIKELLQLKQQKAELLRYKNYADYVLEERMAKSPAKVIDFLNELLTKAKPYAEKEIEELKSLAKSDGIDEMQGYDHAFYAEKLRKAKYDLNDEELKPYFPLNQVQDAVFGLADTLFGLTFEERNDIPKYHEEVKVYEVFEIGTGKPEDGSDHSEKTFKSLLYVDYFPRKGKRAGAWMTSYKSQYITAGENSRPHISIVCNFSKPTKDTPSLLTFQEVTTLFHEFGHALHGMLADTQYPTLSGTSVKWDFVELPSQFLENFCYEPEFLKTFARHYKTGEVLPDEKIEKIAQSKNFMEGYQTLRQIGFGLLDMNYHTKVEELENKTVKEFEDDYTRATQLYPANAETAMSPSFSHIFQGGYSAGYYSYKWAEVLDADAFQYFKENGIFNAEIATKYKVLLSSGGTKDPMELYKSFRGSEPKVESLLKRAFG, encoded by the coding sequence ATGAATATTTTAACTGAAAAATTCAACACACCATATCATGCTGCGCCATTCAACGCGATAAAAAATGAAGATTACCTTCCTGCCTTTAAGGAATTGATTCAAAAGTCTGAGGAAGAAATCGATACAATTATCAATAATCCGGAGGAGCCAACCTTTGAAAACACCATCGAAGCACTGGCCTATTCAGGAGAGCAGCTGGACCGGGCGTCCAATGTCTTCTTTAACCTGAATTCGGCAGAGACCAGTGACGAGCTTCAGCAGATTGCCCAGGAAGTATCTCCGGTTTTAACGGAATATTCTTCAAAAATCTCCCAGAACGAGGCCCTTTTCAATAAGATCAAAAAAGTTTATGACCGCAAAGATCAGTATGACCTGAACGAAGAACAGCAGATGCTCTTAAATGAAACATACAAAGGCTTTGTGAGAAGCGGTGCTCTGCTGAATGAAGAGGATAAAGAAAAATTAAAGAAAATCAGTATGGATCTGTCTTTAAAGTCGCTTCAGTTCGGGCAGAATGTACTGGCTTCAACCAATAGTTATTTCAAGCACATTACCGATAAAGAAGAGCTGGCAGGAATTCCCGAAGCTATTCTGGAACAGTATGCCGAGGAAGCAAAAGAAAGAAACCTGGAAGGCTGGGTTGTAACGTTGCAGTACCCAAGCTACATCCCTTTTATGACCTATGCGGAAAACCGGGAACTGAGAAAGGAGCTTGCACTGGCCAACGGCAGAAAATCTTTTGACGGCGGCGAATTCGACAATCAGAGCCTCATCAAAGAACTGCTTCAGCTGAAACAGCAGAAAGCTGAATTGTTAAGATATAAAAACTATGCAGACTATGTTCTGGAGGAAAGAATGGCCAAGTCTCCTGCCAAAGTGATCGATTTTTTAAATGAATTGTTAACCAAAGCAAAACCTTACGCCGAAAAAGAGATCGAGGAATTGAAATCTCTGGCAAAATCCGACGGTATTGATGAAATGCAGGGATATGACCATGCTTTTTACGCCGAAAAGCTCCGTAAAGCAAAGTATGACCTGAATGACGAGGAATTAAAACCTTATTTCCCTCTGAACCAGGTTCAGGATGCAGTCTTCGGTTTGGCAGATACCTTATTCGGGTTAACTTTTGAGGAAAGAAACGATATTCCGAAATACCATGAAGAGGTAAAGGTGTATGAGGTTTTTGAAATAGGAACCGGGAAACCGGAGGATGGAAGTGACCACTCTGAAAAAACCTTCAAGTCTTTACTGTACGTGGATTATTTCCCGAGAAAAGGCAAAAGAGCAGGCGCATGGATGACGAGCTATAAAAGCCAGTATATAACGGCAGGCGAAAATTCCAGGCCGCATATTTCCATTGTCTGTAATTTCAGCAAACCAACCAAAGATACACCGAGCTTACTAACATTTCAAGAGGTGACTACCCTGTTCCATGAATTTGGCCACGCGCTCCACGGCATGCTTGCAGATACACAGTACCCTACCCTTTCCGGAACTTCCGTGAAATGGGATTTTGTGGAACTGCCTTCGCAATTCCTGGAAAACTTCTGTTACGAGCCGGAATTCCTGAAAACATTTGCCCGGCATTATAAAACCGGGGAAGTTTTACCGGACGAGAAAATTGAGAAAATCGCACAGTCCAAAAACTTTATGGAAGGATACCAAACCTTAAGGCAGATCGGTTTCGGATTGCTGGACATGAATTACCATACCAAGGTTGAAGAACTGGAGAATAAGACGGTGAAAGAGTTTGAAGATGATTATACCAGAGCTACACAATTATACCCTGCCAATGCCGAAACAGCCATGAGCCCGAGTTTTTCCCATATTTTCCAGGGCGGATATTCTGCAGGATACTATTCTTATAAATGGGCAGAGGTTCTGGATGCCGATGCGTTCCAGTATTTTAAGGAAAACGGAATTTTCAATGCTGAAATTGCGACAAAATATAAAGTCCTTCTTTCTTCCGGCGGCACCAAAGACCCGATGGAACTGTATAAGAGCTTCAGGGGAAGCGAGCCTAAAGTAGAGAGCCTGCTGAAGAGGGCATTTGGGTAA
- a CDS encoding TerD family protein, whose product MAINLQKGQRIEIGFTKMTIGLGWDPNEGMGYDFDLDASAIMIDGDRKLVSEDYFVFYNNLNSPDGALTHTGDDPSGKNSDGDDDEAIIVDLDKVDDRVTEILFVVTIEDYERRKQNFGQVRNSYIRIIDHMSHQEIAKYELDEDFSIETGVEFGRLYKKNGSWKFEASGIGYRADLAFFLEKYYKGQIIK is encoded by the coding sequence ATGGCAATTAATTTACAGAAAGGGCAAAGAATAGAAATCGGGTTTACAAAAATGACCATCGGCCTCGGCTGGGATCCGAATGAAGGGATGGGCTATGATTTTGACCTTGATGCTTCTGCAATTATGATTGACGGAGACCGAAAGCTGGTAAGTGAAGACTATTTTGTTTTCTATAATAACCTGAATTCTCCGGACGGAGCACTTACCCATACCGGTGACGACCCGAGCGGCAAAAACAGCGACGGCGATGACGATGAAGCCATTATTGTGGATCTTGATAAAGTAGATGACAGGGTAACTGAAATCCTTTTCGTGGTAACCATTGAAGATTACGAGAGAAGAAAGCAGAATTTCGGGCAGGTGAGAAATTCATACATCAGAATTATAGACCATATGAGCCATCAGGAAATTGCAAAATATGAGCTCGATGAAGATTTTTCCATTGAAACAGGCGTGGAATTCGGGAGGTTATATAAAAAGAACGGGAGCTGGAAATTTGAGGCTTCCGGAATCGGTTACCGTGCAGACCTGGCATTTTTTCTTGAAAAATATTACAAGGGCCAGATCATTAAATAA
- a CDS encoding aminotransferase class IV yields the protein MENQYFTSDDIHVRNRAFLLGDAVKVSFFIRNAKLIMDEECYFFLMASMRKMRMNIPLSYTLEFFQTLFTQEIIERKGITDGIVNFQVMRNTDGITLAKSSVSYFYEVTEMQDVLAMHHRPLELDLIKEININNNLLNNIRVHSPENIYGGIYAQENDLDDVILLNPNKRIARATSGNLLFLEGDVIKVPKQSEGAYISPLLENFVTFLHKNNLADIQEHEIIAFESQKAEEIMLVSDEKGIFPVGKIRNKTFGNIRFTELTDNWRNSFS from the coding sequence TTGGAAAATCAATATTTCACATCAGACGACATACATGTAAGAAACCGGGCTTTTCTCCTGGGCGATGCCGTAAAAGTTTCCTTTTTTATCAGGAATGCCAAACTGATCATGGACGAAGAATGTTATTTCTTCCTGATGGCCTCCATGAGAAAAATGAGAATGAATATTCCGCTATCCTATACACTGGAATTTTTTCAGACGCTTTTCACGCAGGAAATAATCGAAAGGAAAGGAATTACCGACGGGATTGTCAATTTTCAGGTCATGCGTAATACAGACGGGATTACGTTAGCAAAATCTTCGGTGTCCTATTTTTATGAAGTAACAGAAATGCAGGATGTTCTGGCTATGCACCATAGGCCGTTGGAACTGGATCTGATTAAGGAAATCAATATAAACAACAATCTTCTGAACAATATCCGTGTGCACAGCCCTGAAAATATCTATGGCGGAATTTATGCGCAGGAAAATGACCTGGACGATGTGATCCTCCTGAATCCCAATAAAAGAATTGCCCGTGCTACATCCGGTAACTTACTGTTCCTGGAAGGGGATGTCATTAAAGTGCCGAAACAGTCTGAAGGGGCCTATATTTCGCCACTGCTGGAGAATTTCGTTACATTCCTGCACAAAAATAACCTTGCCGATATACAGGAACATGAAATCATAGCCTTTGAATCCCAGAAAGCAGAAGAAATTATGCTGGTTTCTGATGAAAAAGGAATTTTCCCTGTAGGCAAAATAAGAAACAAAACGTTCGGGAACATTCGTTTCACTGAACTGACAGATAACTGGAGAAATAGTTTTTCATAA
- a CDS encoding YqgE/AlgH family protein, giving the protein MNYSYKGKILISTPDISGDIFSRSVVLVVEHNEQGAFGLILNKKNSQMSSKFKDFFDFKIEVYDGGPVENDKVFFIVKGKKVTEAFTEINKEFYLTEDIENIISAVLSGELDINDVKIFSGYSGWSPLQLDDEIQKKVWTVVDVYNLDYTLPNDQTLWKSIMQNLGGEYLLWANSPEDISLN; this is encoded by the coding sequence ATGAATTACTCATACAAAGGTAAAATATTAATTTCCACACCTGACATTTCCGGTGATATTTTTTCCCGATCGGTTGTATTGGTTGTTGAGCATAATGAACAGGGTGCATTTGGTTTAATATTAAATAAAAAAAACAGCCAGATGAGTAGCAAGTTCAAAGATTTTTTCGATTTCAAAATCGAGGTGTATGATGGCGGACCTGTAGAAAACGACAAGGTTTTCTTTATTGTCAAAGGAAAAAAAGTAACCGAAGCATTTACCGAAATCAACAAGGAATTTTATCTTACGGAAGATATTGAAAATATCATCAGTGCCGTGCTGAGCGGGGAACTGGATATCAATGATGTGAAAATCTTCTCAGGGTATTCCGGATGGTCACCTTTACAGCTGGATGATGAAATTCAGAAAAAAGTGTGGACTGTAGTGGACGTATATAATCTGGATTACACGCTGCCCAATGACCAGACCTTATGGAAATCAATCATGCAGAACCTGGGCGGAGAATACCTGCTCTGGGCCAATTCCCCTGAGGATATTTCCCTAAATTAA
- a CDS encoding aspartate aminotransferase family protein produces the protein MQKDFFIYQAQTTRFAAGFEVERAEGSYIYGTDGRKYLDFVAGVSANTLGHSHPKIVSAIKEQAEKYLHVMVYGEYAQEKPVALCKLLAEATPDPLEITYLVNSGAEAVDGSLKLAKRYTGREEIVSFKNSYHGNTHGALSVSGNENHKREFRPLLPMVSFIEFNNEKDFDKITEKTACVILETIQGAAGFLVPVDDYLIRLKKRCEEVGALLILDEIQPGFGRTGKLFSFEHFGIVPDILVMGKGMGGGVPVGAFMSSKKIMETLAHSPKLGHITTFGGNPLIAASSYATLKEVLESGLMGEVDEKEKLFRELLVHPRIKNINGKGLMLAVNLGTSEYTLEVAKRCMEKGLIVFWQLYRNEYMRISPPLTISKDEITEGCKIILEVLNDL, from the coding sequence ATGCAAAAGGATTTTTTTATATATCAGGCACAGACTACCCGGTTCGCTGCAGGATTTGAGGTGGAAAGGGCAGAGGGAAGTTATATCTATGGGACTGACGGAAGGAAATATCTGGATTTCGTGGCAGGTGTTTCGGCCAATACCTTGGGCCATTCCCATCCCAAAATCGTCAGTGCGATTAAGGAACAGGCAGAAAAATACCTCCATGTAATGGTGTACGGAGAATATGCGCAGGAAAAACCGGTAGCCTTATGTAAGCTGCTGGCTGAAGCTACTCCCGATCCTTTGGAAATTACTTATCTGGTAAACAGCGGAGCGGAAGCGGTTGACGGAAGCCTGAAGCTTGCCAAAAGATATACCGGACGAGAAGAGATTGTTTCTTTTAAAAATTCTTATCACGGAAATACGCACGGGGCACTAAGCGTTTCAGGAAATGAAAACCATAAAAGAGAATTCCGCCCGCTGCTGCCTATGGTGTCTTTTATTGAATTCAATAATGAAAAGGATTTTGATAAAATTACGGAGAAGACAGCCTGTGTTATTCTTGAGACCATTCAAGGCGCGGCAGGGTTTTTAGTACCGGTGGATGATTATTTGATCAGATTAAAAAAGAGATGTGAGGAAGTAGGGGCTTTATTAATCCTGGATGAGATTCAGCCCGGATTCGGGAGAACCGGAAAGCTTTTCTCTTTTGAGCATTTCGGGATAGTTCCTGATATCCTGGTGATGGGGAAAGGAATGGGCGGCGGCGTTCCCGTAGGCGCTTTTATGAGCTCAAAGAAAATTATGGAAACCCTGGCACATTCCCCTAAGCTGGGCCATATTACCACTTTCGGAGGCAATCCGCTAATTGCAGCTTCCAGTTATGCTACCCTGAAAGAAGTTCTGGAAAGCGGCCTGATGGGTGAGGTGGATGAAAAAGAAAAACTCTTCCGTGAACTGCTGGTTCATCCCAGGATCAAGAATATCAACGGTAAAGGGCTGATGCTGGCGGTCAATCTCGGTACATCGGAATATACCCTGGAAGTGGCAAAAAGATGTATGGAAAAAGGGCTGATTGTTTTCTGGCAGCTGTACAGAAATGAATACATGAGAATTTCCCCTCCGCTTACCATTTCAAAGGACGAGATTACCGAGGGATGTAAAATTATTCTTGAGGTACTTAATGATTTGTAG
- a CDS encoding lysylphosphatidylglycerol synthase transmembrane domain-containing protein: MEKKKNNPLKQILTIVISLAFAGFFLWLALKDFDYASFKKSISKANYWWVLLAACFGISAYWFRAIRWNLMLEPMGHRISNSNSLWSISFGYLMNLTIPRSGEVARATALYGVEKVPVDQSFGTIILERVVDLMCMVVFLGLTIIFKGEVIYSFYKNSGINFNTNKILVVLLVLMACTVLFFSFKKKLAKVPVLDKIISFIDGILQGLTSIFKLKQKAKFILYTAGIWISYYFAAYLVCFALPETSGFTFDDGFLILVVGTLGMIVPASGGIGAFNLAMKYGFMALFISMGKSGELGGETGLTYSFISLPLQIIIMLTMGLISIPMLAKARNNRVSEEQIDKKSLN; this comes from the coding sequence ATGGAGAAGAAAAAAAATAACCCCTTAAAACAGATTCTTACAATAGTAATATCGCTTGCTTTTGCAGGCTTTTTTTTATGGCTTGCGCTTAAGGATTTTGATTATGCATCTTTTAAGAAATCCATATCAAAAGCAAATTACTGGTGGGTGTTGCTGGCTGCCTGTTTCGGTATTTCAGCCTACTGGTTCAGGGCCATCCGATGGAACCTGATGCTGGAACCGATGGGACACCGGATTTCCAATTCCAATTCTCTGTGGTCCATTTCTTTCGGATATTTAATGAACCTCACCATCCCCAGAAGCGGGGAAGTGGCACGGGCAACGGCCTTATACGGCGTAGAGAAAGTGCCTGTCGACCAGTCTTTCGGGACTATTATCCTGGAAAGGGTGGTGGATTTGATGTGTATGGTTGTTTTTTTGGGACTGACCATTATTTTTAAAGGAGAAGTCATTTATTCTTTTTATAAAAATTCCGGAATCAATTTTAATACGAATAAAATCCTCGTTGTTCTTTTGGTTTTAATGGCCTGCACTGTTTTATTTTTCTCATTTAAGAAAAAGCTGGCTAAAGTACCGGTTCTGGATAAAATCATCAGTTTTATTGACGGGATCCTTCAGGGTCTGACATCCATATTCAAATTAAAGCAGAAGGCAAAATTCATCCTGTATACAGCAGGAATCTGGATTTCCTATTATTTTGCAGCTTATCTGGTATGCTTTGCGCTGCCTGAGACTTCAGGTTTTACGTTTGATGACGGCTTTCTTATCCTTGTGGTCGGGACTTTAGGGATGATTGTTCCTGCCAGCGGTGGCATCGGAGCTTTTAACCTGGCCATGAAATACGGTTTTATGGCCCTGTTTATTTCCATGGGGAAAAGCGGTGAACTGGGAGGTGAAACAGGACTTACCTATTCTTTCATTTCTTTGCCGTTACAGATTATCATCATGCTTACCATGGGCCTGATTTCTATCCCTATGCTGGCGAAAGCAAGGAACAACAGGGTTTCAGAAGAACAGATCGATAAAAAGAGTCTTAATTGA
- a CDS encoding DoxX family protein encodes MDFQRLRTNRINQWIIIHLRYLIGFAFIPSGLVKVMGHRFTTIETDNPVGYFFEALYQSGMYWNFLGWVQVIAGILLITQRYATLGALMFFAIISNIWIITLSMSFNGTWIITSLMMFAVIILLIWDKHKLLPIINYNTPPGMDKFPDPARKWINAGIVYAVCFTAICLLGVIKDNIYAQWLSGILVSGVLMNFTVSNYRAYKSRKLIMDA; translated from the coding sequence ATGGATTTTCAACGGCTTCGGACAAACAGAATTAATCAGTGGATTATTATTCATCTTCGGTACTTAATCGGGTTTGCCTTTATTCCTTCCGGATTGGTAAAAGTAATGGGCCACAGGTTTACTACTATTGAGACGGACAATCCGGTGGGCTATTTCTTTGAGGCTTTATATCAGTCGGGCATGTACTGGAATTTCCTGGGCTGGGTACAGGTCATTGCCGGAATACTGCTGATTACCCAGCGTTACGCTACTTTAGGCGCACTGATGTTCTTTGCGATCATTTCCAACATCTGGATCATCACCCTCAGCATGTCATTTAACGGAACCTGGATCATCACTTCCCTGATGATGTTTGCCGTAATAATACTTTTGATCTGGGACAAACATAAACTGCTTCCGATTATCAATTATAATACACCACCAGGAATGGATAAGTTTCCCGATCCTGCACGTAAGTGGATCAATGCCGGAATAGTATACGCGGTCTGTTTTACAGCCATCTGCCTTTTAGGAGTTATCAAAGACAATATATATGCACAATGGCTTTCAGGGATATTGGTTTCAGGAGTTCTCATGAATTTTACAGTAAGCAATTACAGGGCATACAAGAGCAGGAAATTAATAATGGACGCTTAG
- the pdxH gene encoding pyridoxamine 5'-phosphate oxidase produces the protein MENLHDKRKVYDKSQLIESEIKQNPIEQFRDWFMEAGGNPDIYEANAMSVSTVEEDGCPRTRMVLLKAYTYEGFIFYTNYTSKKGRSIEKTHTACLHFFWPNLERQIIIKANLERIAENLSDGYFHSRPKGSQLGAAVSPQSREIPDREFLEKKLKQMEEQYTNAEVPRPADWGGYIAKPYEIEFWQGRPNRLHDRIVYQLENGIDWKISRLAP, from the coding sequence ATGGAAAACCTGCACGACAAGAGAAAAGTGTATGATAAATCCCAACTTATTGAAAGTGAGATAAAACAAAATCCGATTGAGCAGTTCCGCGACTGGTTTATGGAGGCCGGTGGAAATCCTGATATTTATGAAGCCAATGCCATGTCGGTTTCCACGGTAGAGGAAGACGGCTGCCCGCGTACAAGGATGGTGCTGCTTAAAGCCTATACTTATGAAGGATTTATCTTTTACACCAATTATACAAGCAAAAAAGGAAGATCAATAGAAAAAACACATACGGCATGCCTTCATTTTTTCTGGCCGAACCTAGAGCGGCAGATTATCATCAAGGCCAATCTCGAACGTATTGCTGAAAATCTGAGTGACGGCTATTTCCATTCCAGGCCGAAGGGCAGCCAGTTGGGTGCGGCAGTTTCCCCGCAAAGCAGGGAGATCCCCGACAGGGAGTTTTTGGAAAAAAAGCTTAAACAGATGGAAGAGCAGTACACAAATGCCGAGGTGCCGAGGCCTGCAGACTGGGGCGGATATATTGCAAAACCTTATGAAATCGAATTTTGGCAGGGAAGACCAAACCGGCTTCATGACAGGATTGTCTATCAGCTGGAAAACGGGATCGACTGGAAAATTTCCCGGCTGGCTCCTTGA
- a CDS encoding nitroreductase — translation MNKADVLKEIIEQRRSIFPKDYTETGISEDIIDGILSSGTYAPNHKRTKPWRFKVFKNEEKAALASEMQAIYKASQPEHLFLEKKYNDIGFKINKADTVVSIVVNFSGMVPEWEEIAAVSMAVQNMYLTCTANGIGCYWSSPKIVDQLKNALVIEENQKCLGLFYMGNLE, via the coding sequence ATGAATAAAGCAGACGTTTTAAAAGAGATTATAGAGCAGAGAAGAAGTATCTTCCCGAAAGATTATACGGAAACAGGAATTTCTGAGGATATTATTGATGGGATTCTGAGTTCGGGAACCTATGCACCTAATCACAAACGCACCAAGCCATGGCGTTTTAAAGTATTTAAAAATGAAGAGAAAGCAGCACTGGCTTCGGAAATGCAGGCCATCTATAAAGCTTCCCAGCCCGAACATCTTTTTCTGGAAAAAAAGTACAATGATATAGGCTTCAAGATCAACAAAGCAGATACCGTTGTTTCCATTGTGGTTAATTTCAGCGGAATGGTTCCCGAGTGGGAAGAAATCGCAGCCGTTTCCATGGCTGTCCAGAACATGTACCTTACCTGTACTGCAAACGGAATCGGGTGTTACTGGAGCTCCCCGAAAATTGTTGATCAGTTAAAAAATGCTCTGGTCATTGAGGAAAACCAGAAATGCCTGGGATTATTTTACATGGGTAACCTGGAATAG
- a CDS encoding DUF805 domain-containing protein yields MFKNPFSFEGRIRRTEYGLSYLIYLAFYLPFNMYLRTNDNPSEILMILFLILLIPLIWFNLAQAAKRCHDRGNSGWFQIIPFYGLWMLFGDSDYGPNTYGPNPKGEGNYSSINEIGEKH; encoded by the coding sequence ATGTTTAAAAACCCGTTTTCATTTGAAGGAAGGATAAGAAGAACAGAGTATGGATTATCATACTTAATTTATTTAGCGTTTTACCTTCCTTTTAACATGTATCTGAGGACCAATGATAATCCTTCAGAAATCCTGATGATCTTATTCCTTATTTTACTGATCCCTTTGATATGGTTCAATCTGGCACAGGCAGCAAAAAGATGCCATGACCGGGGAAACTCCGGATGGTTCCAGATTATTCCTTTTTATGGCCTCTGGATGCTGTTTGGAGACAGCGATTACGGGCCGAATACATACGGGCCTAATCCTAAAGGAGAAGGAAACTACAGTTCAATCAACGAGATCGGCGAAAAACACTAA
- a CDS encoding START-like domain-containing protein, translated as MAKHKVHYEFPMHCLSEILYEYLATAEGLSEWFADDVTEKGDDFFFSWGGGPAEKATLIRYKPEGFVRFRWEEDEGTKNFFEMTIIIDDITEDLALNITDFCEEGDEEENALYWENLIENLRIKLGAA; from the coding sequence ATGGCGAAACATAAAGTCCATTACGAGTTTCCAATGCACTGTTTATCAGAGATTTTATATGAATATCTGGCTACTGCGGAAGGATTGTCTGAATGGTTTGCGGATGATGTAACAGAGAAAGGAGATGATTTCTTTTTCAGCTGGGGAGGCGGCCCTGCCGAGAAAGCGACTTTGATTAGGTATAAGCCTGAAGGTTTCGTGCGTTTCAGATGGGAAGAAGATGAAGGGACCAAGAATTTTTTTGAAATGACCATCATAATCGATGATATTACGGAAGATCTGGCACTGAATATTACAGATTTCTGTGAAGAAGGAGATGAAGAGGAAAATGCCCTGTATTGGGAAAATCTTATTGAAAATCTTAGAATAAAATTAGGTGCCGCTTAA
- the panD gene encoding aspartate 1-decarboxylase: protein MLIEVFKSKIHRVRVTASDLNYIGSITIDEDLIDAAGLVVGERVYIVNVNNGERFDTYVIKGKRKSGEVCLNGPAARKVQRDDIIIVIAYAQMTPEEAQNFQPKIVFPDERTNLLT from the coding sequence ATGTTAATAGAAGTTTTCAAGTCTAAGATTCACAGGGTGAGAGTTACGGCTTCTGACCTTAATTATATCGGAAGTATAACGATAGATGAAGACCTGATTGATGCTGCCGGTCTGGTAGTGGGAGAGCGGGTGTACATCGTGAATGTAAATAACGGAGAGCGCTTTGATACCTATGTGATCAAAGGAAAAAGAAAATCCGGGGAAGTCTGCCTGAACGGGCCGGCTGCCAGAAAAGTACAGAGGGATGACATTATTATCGTAATTGCGTATGCCCAGATGACCCCTGAGGAAGCGCAGAACTTTCAGCCTAAGATCGTCTTTCCGGACGAAAGAACCAATCTTCTGACATAA